DNA sequence from the Phyllopteryx taeniolatus isolate TA_2022b chromosome 14, UOR_Ptae_1.2, whole genome shotgun sequence genome:
TTAGATTACAAAAATTGGGGACTACCCTATTATTGTTAACACAAACAGTATTACAATTTATTATCCACAATTATAAAAATTAGAAAATGGTCAGATTACAATATCTTTTTTCAGCATCacaaaagacacaaacacatttttttctctctcgtttAATTCTGTACATAGTCCATAAAGTCCGGAGATAACTGATGCCAAAATGTCCCTTCGGAAAGTGCCGTTAAAAGTTATATCTTGCCAGGGCAGCATGTAAAAATCCAACTAGTAGCAACACATGAGGTTGATTTTTATGGCACTGAATACACAATTCTCTGAAATTTATCACAAGACAACTTACAAATGTTCTTATTCCAACCAACACCACTTTCAATTAGTGTAcacagcatttattttatttttttttagctataaTACTTCTAAGTACCATACGATGACAATTTGTGAATACATCTTGGATGACTAAAGCACAATGCAAATAACGACAAGATGTCAGAAGCAGACACCCTTGGTTTACAGTCAATATGCATTCATGTAGATTCAGTAGTTAATGAAGTTagtcaaaaaatgaaaaacaaatacaattagtGTTGACAAATTTATAGTGTCGAAGtcttgtatataaaaaaaaaagggagcagTTACGGTTTTACCACTTTCTGAAgccgtcaagtttttttttactttttaaattacagtCAACGGGTGATGCCAACAATCATCTATCAGAATGGCGGTGAACATCCTTGTACATCAATGATTGGTCCAAGGGGGGAACAAATGGGGAAGGAGGACGAGGAAGGAAGAGGTGCTAATTAACAGCCAATTGGACAAATTGCAGGAGCTGATTGATAAATGTGAGCTGTCACAGAGGTGGAATGACCACAAACTCCAGAATGTACGGAAAACTGTttagagcatttattccatatccttgatatccagcttaaggtccatgtactagaaCACTTTGCCCTCACAAGAAAGACAATTAATTGCACTGGTAGAACAACTGGTAGAACACAACAATTCTTACTTCTAAAAAATTTCTCCAcaactagtgccacttttggcctactagtatgaATTTAAACTGTTTATcgaggatattgaataaatgctcaaatggtaAGCCGTTCGAGCAattttaaggtccatgtactagtgctttttgtcctcactaggacATCTTTGACATTAAGAGTAGGACAACTATATGTTACTTTTCAAAGTGAGGCAGAACTGTGCACTAGTTTACCACTGCATGATACTGGTGACAAAATTAAGCAATTCACTAGTAGTACTTGTAATGTGCAGTTTTCAACGACTGCAGTTTTGCCTCTCTAGTAACATGTACTTGTCCAATTAGTATGCTAAAGTTGTCCtacgagtgaggacaaagagcatactacaGGTGGATCTCTAATTATAAAACGCATTTCTGGAGTTAAATTCAAAAACTCATACACTCATTCCACAGAGTACACTatagtttttgttattttagaacCGGTCAAAAATTTTTATATGGAAATGAGGTttgaattggccttctgaaaagtattttgtgTTGACTGAATTGGTATAATTTCTgggtttcacttttggaatcGCAATGATCTCTcccacagtattcaaatttattgagagaTGCACCtgtagtacatggaccttaaacttGATAAAGGATATTGATATCCTTAACTAGTAAtattagtaagacaattcatttTGACACtcctgcacactagtaggacaacatgTGACGAGTGAGGTAAAACTACTAGTGGGCATTATGGTGCTACTAGTAGGGTCTAGTAGTAACTACTACAGAAGTTAACTAATCAGGTTTATTACATACTTggtcaaaagtggcactagtagtggaaaaacattactagtaaaTGTCATTCTAagagtgcgctgaattgtcttattaGTACAGTACATTAAGATGGTTATCAAGGATATTGTTTAAATGCTCAGTTTGCCAAAATGTACTAGTAGTgggcagatgtcaactagtgcagttttgtCTCTCCACAAacagttgtcctactagtatacTAAAGTTGTCCTACATGTGAGGAGAAAGAGCATACGAGTACATGGACCTCACACtggatttcaaataaatgccaaACAGCTTGTCATAAAGCCAATTAAGCATTTATTCACAACGCAGTAGTTTTTTCATAATTCCGCGCACTAGTAGCCtgaaaagccatttgagcatttattaccCTActatgaggacaaagagcgtactagtgcAGGAGCTTCAGGTGGATATTAAGGCTAGAGTAATTGCTCAAAATGGTTTCTGTATGAATGTGTTAAAGTATCACAACGCAGTCCTTACACTATAACAAGAAACCAACGACGCATCTTTAAAAGACCACATCCAGGTACAACACAAAAAGCATGTGATGGtaggattatttaaaaaaataactttataaaAGGAGGCGGGTGGGGGTGAGAGTGGCAAATTTATCCACAGATACAAGATTTTGTTTGCGTAAGCTGTTTTATTGGAGGCAGGTATTTTGGCTGGGAATATGGGTGAAGGGCCTGGAGAACCATAATAAAAGCAGATATGCATGCAACAATGCAGACATGCTGATGAATGGGTTGGGGGGGGTGCCTTTTTTCAATTAGCTACTAGCGAAGCAGGTGTCATTCAAggcaaattcatttttattacactttgtggttatttttttgtacactcCTTTggtatataaacatttaaacaatttcatgaTCATGCCATTACTGTagtgttggggggaaaaaaaattcaaacacattgtgatgaaggggggggggctgtGTATCAAAGAGAAGGGGATGAAAGAAACATTTGCCCTTTAATCCTAGAAGTATGTGGTGAGCTGTTAGGTTGACGGATGGTGAGGTTGCTTAAAATCCAACCTTCCTCAGGTAATCCGCCATTTCATGTGCTTTCTTGTTAAGCTTTCCACCATGGACGGCCTCCTTTCCCATGAGTATAACCAATACTGGGGCAcatttgggtggggggggggggtagggggggggggggggggggggtggagaggggggggggaaatgcagagagaaaatgaacaaacctgAACTGTCCCCACCCCCACATAATGGAGGGGGAGGTCCAGATGTCAGGATCTTACCACTCTTCAATGCTATATAGGTTTCCATGACATTTGACAGCTTGCAGGAGAAATCTTAAcagcaatatttattttctcttctttATGTCCCTCAAATTTTTACCTAAATGATCCTGGGAAACATTAAAAGCCTGAATCCCTCAAGTATTTTGCCATTGAGTAAGCCTTCTTATTCAATCCGCCTCCATGGACCCCTTCCTTTCCCATTACAAGAACCAAAACTGAAAGAGAAGAGatagaaaggggggggggggttgttaaGGAAAAAGGTGAGAAATCCCATCAGTAGTTATCTGGCGTAATTGCGAGTTATTACTAGGCCCAAGCCTGTTAGTTTACAAGCTAGCGCTGATTTTTCCAGCCACCAGTCTATATATTTAACTTGAACTTTTATTTATGTAACATGTAGGGATGTGAAGGCGTTACCAACCATTTTTCAGGTCGTAGTAGTGGTATTTGACTGACAGTTAGCAGGACGCTTCAGCACATTCAGTGGAACAGCGTTTGAGAGTGCAtacaatggcttgatttttcaccactTTGAAGCCTCATTCTATAGTGCCAATTttattaatcattcaaatttggcagggttgttaacaattCTACTCTGGGATGAGTAAAATTCTGaagacattttcactttacagggactttgtGACAACAAACTGTCACTGTAatcatgtcaaaaaaaaaaaaaaaaaaaaaaaaaaaaaaaaaaaaaacatcaaactagTTGTCAGTTCAACCAAACTTCTGCTCAAACAAACTGTTTCAGAAGGCAAAAAGGTCTTTCATATCtaatcacaaatctaacagaCGCcgtgttagatttgtgattgacagTCAGTTGGCAGGAGTATTGTACATGGTAGCGCCCAAGTCTCCTTTGGCTTAAGATAGTATTGCCAAACTAGGACTACACTCTGCATCAAAACCAGTCGAATCTCTAACAGCAGCTCAGCAGAACATCGCTAAACCTATTTACGACCGCCAGTTTGTTGTCACTACGTAGATCCAGCAGTTTCGGGACCCTCGGCCTAAGAAGCAGCGGCTTCAGCACAAGCTGACCCAGGAGTGTCAATtcctgattgattgattgattcaatTCCTGCGCATTGCTGTGCAGTCAAATATTCATTGATTTACACTGGACAGCACTATGACAGTAATGCTTTACAATCATCAGAACGGTTTATGTTAATGTACAGGTACTACACTATGTCTATCTGCATGCTTAGCTATAAGTTGTTtatagtactgtattttcaagtAATGTTTTAAGACCTTTCagaatttgagtttttttgggatcatagtagtttaaactattaatataggcaattatcaCTCCTAGGGGAGAGTCAATTTGTAGAAATTTGTCATTCACGGTAAGGCTCGAACCCTGTCTGAATAACGGGACTCCACTTTATCTGTATTGAGACAGAATATGAATAAATTTGACGTGAACctttggtaaaaacaaaacaaaatctcagCACATTTTCGAGTCTTTCTGCCATGTTCTTGATCTAATTTTCAGCCAAAGATCCACTCACAAGACAAAAACTCACTAACTAAAATTTTGGCTAGGATATGAATCATTCTGGTTTTAACCGCTTAACCTAACAAAGCCAGGCATTTTAACAAGGTGTATCCCCCTAATTGAGGAATCTAAAGAgcataatcaataaataaaacaactatGAGGAATCTAAAGAGCATAATCAATAAAACACTAAGTGTTAGGACTTCAGTCTTGATGcagtttatttagatttttgatACTGCAATGGTAAactgaggagaagaaaaaggctGAAACGGGAAACAGTTTGGTTCTGTTGTTCCCATAAAAGACTTGGCTgtagactgaaaaagttgataCGAGGGAAAGGCTGAAACACCTCAGACATGAAAAGACCAAAAAGAGGAAATGATGAGAGACAAACCTTACATGAGATTTAATGAGGCAATGGCACAGATCTCAGAATTCCACCCAAAAACTTAAATGTTGCTACTTTGACCTGTCCTACAATACAGCAAACTGATCATTTCTGAAGAGGTATCATACTAATATTTATGTTGGATCTATCTGCAGAATGCATTTCCTTAATTAAACAAACCATGCACTTTTGAGGAGCACACCTACTTCTGATAAGCCTACTCTAAACCTCATATTTACCTTGTCCGGCTCGTCCCACAGAGATGTTGTATGTAGGTTCTCCTCCTTGGCTCTTTGTCCTCATGTCCATTGTCCAGTCACCATCATCTTGCAGACTGTCTCTGAGCAATGAACACTTCTTTGAGCCCAGGGTGAGACCAGAGGTGTAAAAGGTCTCTCTGTCTTTGCCTACCAGCACATCAATTTCTTgggactgaaaaacaaaaaccacaacTATAGAAACGGCATTGCGGCAATTTAAGAGAGTGAATTACATCAACAATGAATGCTGCGCATTATTTGATTAAGATCATTGcttttaatttcattattttgcaGACCATCTGCTCATTCCGATTGTGACCTGAACAATACAATCACATTTCCCTGCAAATCTagaacacaatttaaaataattatttgcagTTAAATGGGTGAGATTTATTGGTAGattactcacttttttttaaattctactcCGGCAAAGAAATTATACTTTATTTAATTGGGCTTAACTTACGTTTTACTTTAACagatatttttcacatttttactttaAGTAATTCTGCCTTTTCTTTGTATCGTTTTCATTGTGGATAATGCAATTGTGAAATTCCCTCAGGTGTGCAAAAAAGTATCTACAGGGTGGGCCAGAGTTGATGACTCACTTGATTATAGCTACATTTGTTAAAGTGAACTCCGATTGCAATTACatgttttgtatatatgatCTCTTTCAACTTGAGTAACATAAGATACAACTTTCGATAATCATttccagatttatatatttttacaaatcgtaatttcaacataggccgccattattattttttgtcgcAGTGCATTCTGAGTAGTGACGTCAAATGGGGATGTGCCCGACGCCCAGAGTTTTTTTGCACTAGCCACAGTAGCAGCCCCTCGCAGCGATGAACGCTGTTCAGTCATTTCAGTTCGAGCCAGAGTGTGATCAGGGAAATGAGGAGAGGTGTGAATAAACTCATTTTCAGTGGTGCATTTGTAGCTACTGCTTGCCAATGTCGACTGAGAAAGAGTATCTGCTGTAAAGAGCTCTGTTTCATTTCTGTACTTGTTCGTTTTGCCcgattttataaatgtattcagtGATAACTGAGTAAAGTTACATGCATACCTATTTTACCATTTTTCACTCCTAACTCAGTGTCCGGTGGCGATGGTTTGTTTACAACAGCTGGCTCTGCTAAAGTGAGCTGTTCAAGGTAAGTGGCCAGCACCTCTTGTGTTTCTAGTCTTTTTGCTCGGCTTTCGCTTGTCACACGCGGCCATTTAGGCTCCTTGTGAGCAAAGATAGTCGGCACGGCATTGAACTTAAGCCGTCGTTTATACCCAGACACACTGGTGAGCTCTCTCATGAGCTGGGGCTATCAAAGGCTTCGAACAACCGCGGATATATCGGAAGCTCAACTCTTCCGGCCACATCCTCCCACCGTTTCCTCAACTTTATCTTTTTGGGAAAGCCATGAATGCTTActtccttttttgcattccgtcctgattggaaattgcatCCCAAAGCGGTGCAGTATGGTATTTTTAACTATTTTCACAGAGGATACAAGTTGTTCGCAAGTGGCTAGCTTAGCTCCACAGAGAGCAGCAAcgtaacaattttacaacagccaTTCTACCTCATCATTCCCAGAATTCTTTGCGCACGCTAAACATAGCGACGACAGTGTATGAAATTATGGTCTAACAAAAATCGTTGAACTTATAGGaataatttacaaatataaacCACTGCATTTCAGTAGTAGAGGTCAGtagttgtaaaaataaaatgtgtcatttcaaaTCGTAGTTTACTTTAACACAAAATCTTAGTGACCATAATGctatatacacaaattaatgaactaaatacagtacaaactaATCtgatatatataattaattcaTAAATAACTGAAACGTCATgataactaggctttacacaatcaggatttttggggccgatcacagagtttaaaaaaaacaataactgatcagatcacaagatggagcaatgtgtctatttaaatgacatttagtgtatatacttgtgtactgtatactgagtattctctattcaggtcatgtattctaatcaggagggtcaaaccaacattacaacatgacagaaataattggtgctaacttactgtaattactttgtaattaaattacttcacacccaccaaaactttagagcaacaaggctaaaaataaactagcttttggattaaaatatgcTATACACGATCGTGACGTGAATAAAAGAcaggatgtggtggtatcggaatacaagattgtattgcagtagtctgacatagtgcaatcgtgaaagaccaaatttgtcttttagtctgatccacgcattacatgtctgtcccacactgccgccctgttttttgtttttgtttagtaaaCCTCATTGGTGGtcggatatttacagtactacgtcaaaagaaggctaaaataaactagcttttggattcaaatacacTGTATACGATGGTGACATGGAGTAATTATCTTTTGTGGACCCCATCAAGGacatcattgatcagatcggcgaatgattaaagccgatcagcataaaatgctaattatcaggcGATaccaatcagatcggtgtaaagtctaataactTGTGTTTTCGTGGAGAAGTTTTTAATGTTCTTTGTTCAAACAGCTCTTGGTTGTCCCACTCTTTTGGGGTCCACAATGCTGCTTGTTTCATCAAATAATTTATTGATCCAAGCAAGTCTCATGTTAGTGCTAGTGGCCCACAAGTTGGCATCAATTACTTGGCAAACTTCAGTGACAACATCCATTTTAGCAAAATAGCTTTTTCTCCATGCTTagcaaagaaaatgcaaattatatCTTAATTATTAAAAGGGATGTTAAGCTTAAGAAATTCAAAAATGGAGAATGCAATTTCTGTATTAATTGCATGGGACTGCTGAAGAGCTGACGCTGAACTGAAATCCtgtggaattgttgaaataggtccaaaaaaaaaaaaagtggaggtaaatttgtaaaatctcaaatttagaaattttgtgaaattctGGGAATTGTGATAGTTCAAGTttatgtcctgaatgagctgaacagtttgaagttgtaAATGTGAAAGGAGGAAGTAAATGTGTAGAATAACTGCATTCATTTGCGAATGTTATGAAAATGTGGGATGTGAAAAATAGTTCAAGATGGCCTTAATGACTTGCACAGTCTGAAATTGGAatgtgaatgatttttttgtttttttcctcttaactGTCTCATTCACTTGACatgtcaagtttatttttacagCCCTTAATCACTAAAGAGTCTCAAAGGACTTTACAAGACCCGCTAACAAAAGATCGGCGGCAcccccaaatgtgtttttgtgtggggTAAAACTGGGAATCTTTGGAACAGGTACAATACTTCcctcaatatactgtattttgttaatatttgaatcagttgagaaatgagaATTTTGTGAAATATGGGAACGTGATAAATAATTCTCTAAATGTTCTGAATGACTAACATTTTTAAGTGGAAATGGTTTGAATGGGTCAATGAATGTGGAAAGATGAGGTAAAATATGTAAGATTTCTCTTAGTGTAggaattttaaatgtgaaaatgtgggaattttggGACCATCCTAAATAGTTCCCGGCATGTCCTGATGTAGCTCAATATTTTGAcattggaatggtttgaatcataAAAATACTGAGGGAGAAGGTAAACGTGTAAAAATCGCTCTAagattttattgtgaaaatttgGGGAACGTGATAATTCCCAAGATCccttgaatgagctgaatattttgaagttggaatggtttcaATCGATCGAAAAATGTGGTAGGAGGAAATTAATGCGTAAAAGATCTCTTAATTTGGATATTTCCAATGTGAAAATGTGGGGTTTTGGGA
Encoded proteins:
- the pfn2a gene encoding profilin 2a isoform X1, whose amino-acid sequence is MSSWQNYVENLMADGSCQDSAIVGYLDAKYVWAAHDGGTFNNITSQEIDVLVGKDRETFYTSGLTLGSKKCSLLRDSLQDDGDWTMDMRTKSQGGEPTYNISVGRAGQVLVILMGKEAVHGGKLNKKAHEMADYLRKVGF
- the pfn2a gene encoding profilin 2a isoform X2, with amino-acid sequence MSSWQNYVENLMADGSCQDSAIVGYLDAKYVWAAHDGGTFNNITSQEIDVLVGKDRETFYTSGLTLGSKKCSLLRDSLQDDGDWTMDMRTKSQGGEPTYNISVGRAGQVLVLVMGKEGVHGGGLNKKAYSMAKYLRDSGF